Proteins encoded together in one Aeromonas encheleia window:
- a CDS encoding cation diffusion facilitator family transporter translates to MAHHSHVISTFVSTEKQALTLSLFGCISFAIFGIGYGLFVGSNAIMLDGIFTLFSMGMTGLGLITAYLVTRPSDDRFQYGYAHFEPITNVINGTVILLLCLGAFYSGITSLLEGGREIDLGHALIYAAVCTFFCAIIYRIEAGVAERLDSELVRVDSKEWLVDTLLSATLLIGFVVAIGLEAIGYGHYNRYIDPVLVTLLALCATLIPIKVLGRNLREVLKVAPKGDVPQRVEHEIEALRQRHGIECYSHLAKSGRRFDLELNILVAPDQEWSVERQDALRQELWSRLGDTLGDAWLSVCFTREKRWL, encoded by the coding sequence ATGGCTCACCACAGCCATGTTATCAGTACGTTTGTCAGCACCGAGAAACAGGCTTTGACCCTGTCACTGTTCGGCTGCATCAGCTTCGCCATCTTCGGGATCGGCTACGGCCTGTTCGTCGGTTCCAACGCCATCATGCTCGATGGCATCTTCACCCTGTTCAGCATGGGCATGACGGGTTTAGGGTTAATCACCGCCTACCTGGTGACCCGCCCCTCCGACGATCGCTTCCAGTACGGCTACGCCCACTTCGAACCCATCACCAACGTCATCAACGGCACCGTCATCCTGCTGCTCTGCCTCGGCGCCTTCTATAGCGGCATCACCTCCTTGCTGGAGGGCGGACGGGAGATCGACCTCGGCCACGCCCTCATCTACGCCGCCGTCTGCACCTTCTTCTGCGCCATCATCTACCGGATCGAGGCCGGCGTCGCCGAGCGGCTCGACTCCGAACTGGTGCGGGTCGACTCCAAGGAGTGGCTGGTCGACACCCTGCTCAGCGCCACCCTGCTCATCGGCTTCGTGGTCGCCATCGGCCTCGAGGCCATCGGTTACGGCCACTACAACCGCTACATAGACCCCGTGCTGGTCACCCTGCTCGCGCTGTGCGCCACCCTGATCCCCATCAAGGTGCTCGGCCGCAACCTGCGTGAGGTGCTCAAAGTGGCCCCCAAGGGGGATGTGCCCCAGCGGGTCGAGCACGAAATAGAGGCCCTGCGTCAGCGCCATGGCATCGAGTGCTACAGCCATCTGGCCAAGAGCGGGCGCCGCTTCGATCTCGAACTCAACATTCTGGTCGCCCCGGATCAGGAGTGGTCCGTCGAGCGCCAGGACGCCCTGCGCCAGGAGCTCTGGTCCCGCCTCGGCGACACCCTGGGCGATGCCTGGCTCTCGGTCTGCTTCACCCGCGAGAAGCGCTGGCTCTGA